Proteins encoded in a region of the Malaciobacter mytili LMG 24559 genome:
- a CDS encoding M48 metallopeptidase family protein, with translation MDKISYINGYSKELQQKVLKLIEENNLGKYLKSKYPTCHNITNNKLLYTHAVSLKNELLNNKIPLSKIEYDSKINSVENALGLHTFISRVQGNKLKSKNEIKISTQVKTAPLEFLNLLIIHELAHFKHKEHNKAFYNLCEYMMSNYFQIEFDLRLYLTYLKLFGKLY, from the coding sequence ATGGATAAAATAAGTTACATAAATGGATATTCAAAAGAACTACAACAAAAAGTTTTAAAATTAATTGAAGAAAATAATTTAGGCAAATACCTAAAATCAAAGTATCCAACTTGCCATAATATCACTAATAATAAACTACTATATACTCATGCAGTAAGCTTAAAAAATGAATTATTAAATAATAAAATTCCTCTTTCTAAAATTGAGTATGATAGTAAAATAAATAGTGTTGAGAATGCTTTAGGCTTACATACTTTTATTTCAAGAGTTCAAGGAAATAAATTAAAATCAAAAAATGAAATAAAAATTTCAACTCAAGTAAAAACTGCACCTTTAGAATTTTTAAATTTACTTATTATTCATGAATTAGCTCATTTTAAACATAAAGAACATAATAAAGCTTTTTATAATTTATGTGAATATATGATGAGTAATTATTTTCAAATTGAATTTGATTTAAGACTATATCTTACTTATTTAAAACTCTTTGGAAAACTTTATTAG
- a CDS encoding glycerate kinase produces MRILIASDSFKGTLSSKEVALCIEEGLKKILNEAEYEKVILADGGEGTLESVCSILKDCTIFKDEVLNPLGEKIQSQYAFIDEDTALIEMAKSTGLTLVDENKRDILNSTSFGLGQLIAHSVKRGAKKLIIGIGGSATNDAGLGMLQALGVKFFDKHNIDISAQRVLKAKDLALVDSFDISEIRYLRDIKILIASDVSNPLCGKEGATYIFAKQKGATQEQLILLEELITKFAVLCEKRLIKKTKDEAGSGAAGGVGFALHSFLNAKFSSGIDTISSLINLEDKIQKANLVITGEGRVDEQTTYGKTIMGVLKYTKKYDKPCIVIAGSLAKGYEKLYAHGVTAIFDTTFSNNLSFEELKVSSKENLVSTAYNIANILQLKLKD; encoded by the coding sequence ATGCGAATATTAATTGCCAGTGACTCATTTAAAGGTACTTTATCTTCAAAAGAGGTAGCTTTGTGTATAGAAGAAGGTTTAAAAAAAATCCTTAATGAAGCAGAATATGAAAAAGTTATTTTAGCTGATGGAGGTGAGGGAACTTTAGAGTCAGTTTGTTCTATTTTAAAAGATTGTACTATTTTTAAAGATGAAGTATTAAATCCTTTGGGAGAAAAAATACAATCACAGTATGCTTTTATTGATGAAGACACTGCTCTTATTGAAATGGCAAAATCAACAGGACTAACTTTAGTAGATGAAAATAAAAGAGATATTTTAAATTCTACTTCTTTTGGTCTTGGGCAATTAATAGCTCATAGTGTAAAAAGAGGTGCTAAAAAACTAATTATTGGAATTGGTGGAAGTGCTACTAATGATGCTGGACTTGGGATGTTACAAGCTTTGGGAGTTAAATTTTTTGATAAACACAATATTGATATTTCAGCCCAAAGAGTTTTAAAAGCAAAAGATTTAGCTTTGGTTGATAGTTTTGATATAAGTGAAATTAGATATTTAAGAGATATAAAAATTTTAATAGCAAGTGATGTTTCAAATCCCTTGTGTGGAAAAGAGGGAGCAACTTATATTTTTGCAAAACAAAAAGGTGCTACACAAGAACAACTTATTTTACTTGAAGAATTAATTACAAAATTTGCAGTTTTATGTGAAAAAAGACTTATAAAAAAAACAAAGGATGAAGCAGGAAGTGGTGCTGCTGGTGGAGTTGGCTTTGCTTTACATAGTTTTTTAAATGCAAAATTCTCAAGTGGTATTGATACTATTAGTTCTTTAATAAACCTAGAAGATAAAATACAAAAAGCAAATTTAGTTATAACAGGTGAGGGTAGAGTTGATGAGCAGACTACTTATGGAAAAACCATAATGGGAGTTTTAAAATATACTAAAAAATATGATAAACCTTGTATAGTAATTGCTGGCAGTTTAGCTAAGGGGTATGAAAAACTTTATGCACATGGAGTAACAGCTATTTTTGATACTACTTTTAGTAATAATTTAAGTTTTGAAGAATTAAAAGTTTCAAGTAAAGAGAACTTAGTATCAACTGCATATAATATTGCAAATATTTTGCAATTAAAATTAAAAGATTGA
- a CDS encoding nitrite/sulfite reductase produces the protein MEKELSALEQLKASRNPLRVIDDIYKEAQEGIALSSDYIGLLKWYGMYPHINHDNLEDKNYFMKRIKLVDASMNLEQLKVMGEIALKYAQGLVDFTTRENVQFHFIQIKDLPTIFDMLNSVGLTSRMASGDGPRPIVTCPVSGLDENEIIDVTSIVKEIDTYFDTNEDEFCNFPRKYKLSISGCACHCCGHEIQDIAFTAFKKDEEVLFDLTIGGGLSKSKQIAYRANRYVKKEQIKDVAVAVAEIFRDNGNRQNRNKARVRHLINDWGVEKFVEEIENKIGYKLQEGLEEPTITPIEKRNHFGINKSKIQGESYIGFATLAGRIPGEDFASFAKIIEKYNAKGIRLTTTQNFIVYGVKDEVALSLAQEFETLGYSYRPNTFRARTQSCTGKQFCKFGITETKTYASSLIKYLEEKFPTFNEQLMISISGCGNACSHPQISDIGLIGCKTRVEGDRVDAYEVQLGGHLEGTSKSRFAEGSKLKVPANEVGEFIGNLINDYQKDNKNSFTFKEYLTKLEL, from the coding sequence ATGGAAAAAGAATTATCAGCTTTAGAACAATTAAAGGCTTCAAGAAATCCTTTAAGAGTAATTGATGATATTTATAAAGAGGCACAAGAAGGAATTGCTTTAAGTTCTGATTATATTGGTTTATTAAAATGGTATGGTATGTATCCTCATATTAATCATGATAATTTAGAAGATAAAAACTATTTTATGAAAAGAATAAAATTAGTTGATGCTTCAATGAATTTAGAACAACTAAAAGTTATGGGAGAAATTGCTCTTAAATATGCACAAGGATTAGTGGATTTTACAACAAGAGAAAATGTACAATTTCATTTTATTCAAATAAAAGATTTACCTACAATTTTTGATATGTTAAATTCTGTTGGTTTAACTTCAAGAATGGCTTCAGGAGATGGTCCAAGACCAATAGTAACTTGTCCTGTAAGTGGTTTAGATGAAAATGAGATAATTGATGTAACTTCAATTGTAAAAGAAATAGATACATATTTTGATACAAATGAAGATGAATTTTGTAATTTCCCAAGAAAATATAAATTATCTATTAGTGGGTGTGCTTGTCATTGCTGTGGGCATGAAATACAAGATATTGCATTTACTGCATTTAAAAAAGATGAAGAAGTTTTATTTGACTTAACAATTGGTGGAGGATTATCTAAATCAAAACAAATTGCTTATAGAGCAAATAGATATGTAAAAAAAGAGCAAATAAAAGATGTTGCTGTTGCAGTTGCTGAAATTTTTAGGGATAATGGAAATAGGCAAAATAGAAATAAAGCAAGAGTTAGACACTTAATTAATGATTGGGGAGTTGAAAAATTTGTAGAAGAAATTGAAAATAAAATTGGCTACAAATTACAAGAAGGTTTAGAAGAACCAACAATTACACCTATTGAAAAAAGAAATCATTTTGGTATAAATAAATCAAAAATTCAAGGTGAAAGTTATATAGGTTTCGCAACACTTGCAGGAAGAATTCCCGGAGAAGATTTTGCTTCTTTTGCAAAAATTATTGAAAAATACAATGCAAAAGGTATAAGATTAACAACTACACAAAACTTTATTGTTTATGGAGTTAAAGATGAAGTAGCTTTAAGTTTAGCCCAAGAGTTTGAAACTTTAGGATACTCTTATAGACCAAATACATTTAGAGCAAGAACTCAAAGTTGTACAGGAAAACAATTCTGTAAATTTGGAATTACTGAAACTAAAACTTATGCAAGTTCTTTAATTAAATATCTTGAAGAAAAATTTCCAACTTTTAATGAACAATTAATGATTTCAATTTCTGGATGTGGAAATGCCTGTTCTCACCCTCAAATTTCAGATATTGGTTTAATTGGTTGTAAAACAAGAGTTGAAGGTGATAGAGTTGATGCTTATGAGGTACAATTAGGTGGACATTTAGAAGGAACTTCAAAAAGTAGATTTGCTGAAGGTTCTAAATTAAAAGTTCCTGCAAATGAAGTAGGGGAATTTATTGGAAATTTAATTAATGATTATCAAAAAGATAATAAAAACTCTTTTACTTTTAAAGAGTATTTAACTAAATTGGAACTTTAA
- a CDS encoding chloride channel protein translates to MKKHILEQSLIFFSVTKWVLLSSFIGVTIGFIITFFLNIIHNAEQSRDLLPFHYYYLLPFALMLSLYLVKKFAPNARGHGTEKVIEAVHKKDGKIEVAVIPIKLLATLITLFAGGSAGKEGPGAQIGAGSASFISELFKFSKNDRKKLVICGISAGFASVFGTPISGAIFGVEVLIVGIIMYDVLLPSFIAGFAAYTTAKILGVNYTYFNLHFSQTIPFDITLIFQVIIAGLFFGIISDFLVTAFKKSDYYIKRININIYLKAFLGGLFLVILSFWVGDRYFGLGLNTISDVLYSDPSLSQDIPWYAFILKTIFTSVTLSAGGSGGVITPIFYIGATSGHFLGTLFGENMALFAALGFTSVLAGAANAPIAATIMAVELFGVEIAHYAAISAVISFLITGHRSVFFSQILKMNKSDMLSIEFGKDLENNDIHLSTKSKEKIIKMKKILRNLRRDTNNEETKEK, encoded by the coding sequence ATGAAAAAACATATTTTAGAACAATCACTTATTTTTTTTAGTGTAACAAAATGGGTTTTATTATCTTCTTTTATTGGTGTTACAATTGGATTTATTATTACATTCTTTTTAAATATAATTCACAATGCAGAACAATCAAGGGATCTTTTACCTTTTCATTATTATTATCTTTTGCCTTTTGCTTTAATGCTAAGTTTATATTTAGTAAAAAAATTTGCTCCTAATGCAAGAGGACATGGAACAGAAAAGGTAATTGAAGCTGTTCATAAAAAAGATGGGAAAATAGAAGTTGCTGTAATACCTATTAAACTTTTAGCCACACTTATAACGCTTTTTGCAGGTGGTTCAGCAGGTAAAGAAGGACCTGGTGCACAAATAGGAGCAGGAAGTGCTTCTTTTATCTCTGAGCTTTTTAAATTTTCTAAAAATGATAGAAAAAAATTGGTTATTTGTGGTATAAGTGCAGGTTTTGCTTCTGTTTTTGGAACTCCTATTTCAGGAGCAATTTTTGGGGTTGAAGTTTTAATTGTAGGTATTATTATGTATGATGTTTTATTACCTTCATTTATTGCTGGATTTGCAGCTTATACTACGGCTAAAATATTAGGTGTAAACTATACATATTTTAATCTGCATTTTTCACAAACTATTCCTTTTGATATAACCCTAATCTTTCAAGTAATTATTGCTGGTCTTTTTTTTGGAATTATTTCAGATTTTTTAGTAACTGCTTTTAAAAAATCAGATTATTATATAAAAAGAATAAATATAAATATCTATTTAAAAGCTTTTTTAGGTGGATTATTTTTAGTAATTTTATCTTTTTGGGTAGGAGATAGATATTTTGGATTGGGATTAAATACTATTTCAGATGTTCTTTATTCCGACCCAAGCTTATCACAAGATATTCCTTGGTATGCCTTTATTTTAAAAACTATCTTTACTTCTGTAACTTTATCAGCAGGTGGTAGTGGAGGTGTTATTACTCCAATTTTTTATATTGGTGCAACTAGTGGACATTTTTTAGGTACCCTTTTTGGGGAGAATATGGCACTATTTGCAGCTTTAGGATTTACAAGTGTATTAGCAGGTGCTGCAAATGCTCCAATTGCTGCAACTATTATGGCAGTAGAGCTATTTGGTGTTGAAATAGCTCATTATGCTGCTATTAGTGCTGTAATTAGCTTTTTAATTACTGGTCATAGAAGTGTATTCTTTTCACAAATATTAAAAATGAATAAATCAGATATGCTTAGTATAGAATTTGGTAAAGATTTAGAAAATAACGATATTCATCTTTCAACAAAAAGTAAAGAAAAAATAATAAAAATGAAAAAAATTTTAAGAAATTTAAGAAGAGATACAAATAATGAAGAGACAAAAGAGAAATAA
- a CDS encoding fumarate reductase iron-sulfur subunit, whose amino-acid sequence MSAQKGREITISVLKFNPRSKVSKPHFVDYKLEETPGMTLFIALNYIRENFDPDLSFDFVCRAGICGSCGMVVNGKPALACRTLIANYPEEKLTLMPMPAFELIKDLSVNTGKWMDKMSKRVESWIHSNEEVDISKMEERVDPDIADQTFELDRCIECGICVASCGTILMRPDFVGPVGLNRIARFEVDPHDNRTAEDFYELIGDDNGIFGCMSLMACEDHCPKHLPLQNKIAYLRRKLVSLR is encoded by the coding sequence ATGAGTGCACAAAAAGGTAGAGAAATAACTATTTCAGTTCTTAAATTTAATCCAAGAAGTAAGGTTTCAAAACCTCACTTTGTTGATTATAAATTAGAAGAGACACCAGGGATGACTCTTTTTATTGCTCTAAATTATATTAGAGAAAATTTTGATCCAGATTTATCTTTTGACTTCGTATGTAGAGCGGGTATTTGTGGTTCTTGTGGTATGGTTGTAAATGGTAAACCAGCACTTGCTTGTAGAACACTAATTGCAAACTATCCAGAAGAAAAATTAACTTTAATGCCAATGCCTGCATTTGAATTAATTAAAGATTTATCAGTTAATACTGGTAAATGGATGGATAAAATGTCAAAAAGAGTTGAATCTTGGATTCACTCAAATGAAGAAGTTGATATTTCTAAAATGGAAGAAAGAGTTGATCCAGATATTGCTGATCAAACATTTGAATTAGATAGATGTATTGAATGTGGTATTTGTGTTGCATCTTGTGGTACAATATTAATGAGACCAGATTTTGTTGGACCTGTTGGATTAAATAGAATTGCAAGATTTGAAGTTGATCCACATGATAATAGAACGGCAGAAGATTTTTATGAATTAATTGGTGATGATAATGGAATTTTTGGTTGTATGTCATTAATGGCTTGTGAAGACCATTGTCCAAAACACTTACCATTACAAAATAAAATAGCATATTTAAGAAGAAAGCTTGTTTCTTTAAGATAA
- a CDS encoding dynamin family protein — MKLLQQFINEYKVAYEKKEVVYENSIEGEIKRVKDLLLDDNFFPSIQLKSILDKFIRRARYPMEVAITGQFSAGKSTFLNALLSRNVLPTGITPVTSKVNFINYGEEYKLKITYKSGAEEYHSIDAIAEFTDQRKEELDDVKYLTLYAPMDILKDISFVDTPGLNSQSQSDTDTTRKVLRDVGGIIWLTLIDNAGKMSEAEVLEEYMQHFKNKSLCVLNQKDKFTQEQIQTTTNYVKTKFSKYFAEVIPISAKQALDSRKHQKNILLDTVYEDITNKFKSKLSENLEVNSMEFFKEEFENFKKEVSSINSKDNTQDMKLLEESNITKVLDFIENVIRPQAKESKEFAIKKDLKGVCDILIKEYETIVGTYNSLIDILTLAEEKILLAFDEIHKKYSKDLYNIYNSLEAIMEKIASETYKNVKRIPAIRYQEKKGNFLTGTKIEKVEYETFWIDSDNVYKNLFYDDQTIDKMFKRSIKMLKNNELQTDEAFRDVYRLLKSEVHKWQEPFEKIRKHREIASDLEFSFTRHFAAKVYENVLIEYHKAILENISALRKKFAYFNGALSYSYIQTTQATIAHFEQQIKESEELYKKEPTKFSVNHPREDEILTKLKVNFAFEKIEDFLTSKRNYLFKIVKYSKEQYLEINTNRIKFVESKKEVYLNKIKKLQEIKNSI; from the coding sequence ATGAAATTATTACAACAGTTTATAAATGAATATAAAGTTGCCTATGAAAAAAAAGAGGTTGTATATGAAAATAGTATTGAAGGAGAGATAAAAAGAGTTAAAGATTTACTTTTAGATGATAATTTTTTCCCATCAATACAATTAAAATCAATTTTAGATAAGTTTATTAGAAGAGCAAGATACCCTATGGAAGTTGCAATTACAGGTCAGTTTTCAGCTGGTAAATCAACTTTTTTAAATGCTTTACTTTCAAGAAATGTTTTACCAACAGGTATCACTCCTGTTACTTCAAAAGTAAACTTTATTAATTATGGGGAAGAATATAAGTTAAAAATCACTTATAAATCAGGTGCTGAAGAGTATCATAGTATTGATGCAATTGCTGAGTTTACTGACCAAAGAAAAGAAGAATTAGATGATGTAAAATATCTTACTTTATATGCTCCAATGGATATTTTAAAAGATATTTCTTTTGTGGATACTCCAGGTCTTAACTCTCAAAGTCAAAGTGATACTGATACTACAAGAAAAGTATTAAGAGATGTTGGTGGAATTATTTGGCTTACACTTATTGATAATGCAGGAAAAATGAGTGAAGCAGAAGTTTTAGAAGAGTATATGCAACACTTTAAAAATAAATCTTTATGTGTATTAAACCAAAAGGATAAATTTACACAAGAGCAAATACAAACAACAACAAACTATGTAAAAACAAAGTTTAGTAAATATTTTGCAGAAGTTATACCAATATCAGCTAAACAAGCTTTAGATTCAAGAAAACATCAAAAAAATATCCTATTAGATACTGTATATGAAGATATTACAAATAAATTTAAATCAAAACTAAGTGAAAATTTAGAAGTTAATTCAATGGAGTTTTTTAAAGAAGAGTTTGAAAACTTTAAAAAAGAAGTATCTTCTATTAATTCAAAAGATAATACACAAGATATGAAACTTTTAGAAGAATCAAATATCACAAAAGTTTTAGATTTTATAGAAAATGTTATTAGACCTCAGGCAAAAGAGTCAAAAGAGTTTGCAATTAAAAAGGATTTAAAAGGGGTTTGTGATATTTTAATAAAAGAGTATGAAACTATTGTTGGGACATATAACTCTTTAATTGATATTTTAACTTTAGCAGAAGAGAAAATTTTATTAGCCTTTGATGAAATTCATAAAAAATACTCAAAAGATTTATACAATATTTATAATTCACTTGAAGCAATTATGGAAAAAATTGCAAGTGAAACTTATAAAAATGTAAAAAGAATCCCAGCTATTAGATACCAAGAGAAAAAAGGAAACTTTTTAACAGGAACAAAAATTGAAAAAGTTGAATATGAAACTTTTTGGATAGATAGTGATAATGTATATAAAAACCTATTTTATGATGATCAAACAATAGATAAAATGTTTAAACGCTCAATTAAAATGTTAAAAAACAATGAACTTCAAACTGATGAAGCTTTTAGAGATGTTTATAGATTATTAAAATCAGAAGTTCACAAATGGCAAGAGCCTTTTGAAAAAATAAGAAAACATAGAGAAATTGCTTCTGATTTAGAATTTTCTTTTACAAGACACTTTGCAGCAAAAGTATATGAAAATGTTTTAATAGAGTACCATAAAGCTATTTTAGAAAATATTTCAGCATTAAGAAAAAAATTCGCATATTTTAATGGGGCATTATCATACTCTTATATTCAAACAACACAAGCAACAATTGCACATTTTGAACAACAAATTAAAGAATCAGAAGAATTATATAAAAAAGAGCCTACAAAATTTAGTGTAAATCATCCAAGAGAAGATGAAATACTTACTAAATTAAAAGTAAATTTTGCCTTTGAAAAAATAGAGGATTTCTTAACTTCAAAAAGAAACTACTTATTTAAAATTGTTAAATACTCAAAAGAGCAATATTTAGAGATAAATACAAATAGAATAAAATTTGTAGAATCTAAAAAAGAAGTTTATTTAAATAAAATAAAAAAACTTCAAGAGATTAAAAATAGTATATAA
- a CDS encoding GNAT family N-acetyltransferase, with amino-acid sequence MKFYKLNSAEDKNFQISWGIYEEAFPKEEKRLLSEQLELFSEPSYNATTCIDNEKIVGILFYWKLDEFYFIEHLAINRQLRGQSYGSKILTEFLKDKDNVVLEIEKITNIITQKRFDFYKRFDFYINEYRHYQIPFRKDALPLELLILSYKKRLNSEQYKSLYKNMQKALTRF; translated from the coding sequence ATGAAATTTTATAAACTTAACAGTGCTGAGGATAAAAACTTTCAAATCTCTTGGGGGATATATGAAGAAGCCTTTCCTAAAGAAGAAAAGAGATTATTAAGTGAACAACTTGAGTTATTTAGTGAACCTTCTTATAATGCTACTACTTGTATAGATAATGAAAAAATTGTTGGAATACTTTTCTATTGGAAATTAGATGAGTTTTATTTTATTGAACATTTAGCTATAAATAGACAATTAAGAGGACAATCTTATGGTAGTAAAATCTTAACAGAGTTTTTAAAAGATAAAGATAATGTAGTTTTAGAAATAGAAAAAATTACAAATATAATTACTCAAAAAAGATTTGATTTTTATAAAAGATTTGATTTTTATATAAATGAATATAGGCATTATCAAATTCCTTTTAGAAAAGACGCCCTTCCTTTAGAGTTATTAATACTTTCCTATAAAAAACGATTAAATTCTGAACAATATAAATCTTTATATAAAAATATGCAAAAAGCATTAACTAGATTTTAA
- a CDS encoding dynamin family protein, with the protein MNLAKDYFLLYHGIQAQKNISYEITKTKEAEFFEIVALILSASRKNYDKYLPLKSFNDICTFITTKAPVNLEELYSLQYNLIEIIANDNHHEDIEKLHNAFEYLANEEIITKADNEKLISLFDPSEIVIKRKDEEILIDNSKTFKEHKEEIDLVIQELKEIIKKDDLLNELKETNNYINNQKFSIGITGVMNAGKSTMLNALMGKEILGSAVVPETANLTIVKYDKNPSAKVFYWNKKEWDRIENSANEIESIKEFVQETKSIFKDELKNYIKDDSRNDEVDINNLALYTSAEASGKKCNLVKYVELKSDLNFLKDGIEIVDTPGLDDPVIQREEITKEYLNNCDMMIHLMNVSQSATLKDVEFIIDALLYQNISKLLVVITRADTVTKEQLEEVINYTKTSIKRQLKALNKDSQLDYILKTIKFIPISGKMALLHRTGKQKEALEAGFKLEDTGILEIENYLNESLFGKNSSKTDLIIKGAKAQLYKTTEKQISALNYELRLLSKSKDELEEELIEFNKKKSANEKIFQAMKEDILYYKNDAKNYIASLETFLTSELIDLQTVIKQRVISDVRYTYEKEKKKTPASRVKTIVETAIKDGIVDVIRDYRYKFIKKSQNIGEICEQKYHDFGFALGHKNDNFDARGFFQDDFKAGFLTSSNDILISKVIAAVEKCKPTKLEDLEIALDRGLKEEFFNIEENIKTKAKEVSQLLIENFFKILNAPLDNFEAKLKSDEEILQNQIKSFEDNEKNKDELSIIIHKNLKKLESIKEGCKR; encoded by the coding sequence ATGAATTTAGCAAAAGATTACTTTTTACTATATCATGGAATTCAAGCCCAAAAAAACATTTCATATGAAATAACAAAAACAAAAGAAGCCGAATTTTTTGAAATTGTAGCATTAATATTAAGTGCATCAAGAAAAAACTACGATAAATATCTACCTTTAAAATCTTTTAATGATATTTGTACTTTTATTACTACAAAAGCACCTGTAAACTTAGAAGAACTTTACTCTTTACAATACAATTTAATAGAAATTATAGCAAATGATAATCATCATGAAGATATTGAAAAACTTCATAATGCCTTTGAATACCTTGCAAATGAAGAGATAATTACTAAAGCTGATAATGAAAAATTAATCTCACTATTTGATCCTAGTGAAATTGTAATAAAAAGAAAAGATGAAGAGATTTTAATTGATAATTCTAAAACATTTAAAGAACATAAAGAAGAGATTGATTTAGTAATTCAAGAACTAAAAGAGATAATAAAAAAAGATGACTTATTAAATGAATTAAAAGAGACAAATAATTATATTAATAATCAAAAATTCTCAATTGGTATTACAGGTGTTATGAATGCCGGTAAATCTACTATGCTAAATGCACTTATGGGTAAAGAGATTTTAGGAAGTGCTGTTGTACCTGAAACTGCCAACTTAACAATTGTAAAATATGATAAAAATCCAAGTGCAAAAGTTTTCTATTGGAATAAAAAAGAGTGGGATAGAATAGAAAATAGTGCAAATGAGATTGAATCAATAAAAGAGTTTGTTCAAGAAACAAAATCTATTTTTAAAGATGAACTAAAAAACTATATAAAAGATGATTCAAGAAATGATGAAGTAGATATAAATAATCTTGCACTATATACTTCAGCAGAAGCAAGTGGTAAAAAATGTAATCTTGTAAAATATGTGGAATTAAAATCTGATTTAAATTTTTTAAAAGATGGTATAGAAATAGTTGATACTCCAGGTCTTGATGACCCAGTTATTCAAAGAGAAGAGATAACTAAAGAGTACTTAAATAATTGTGATATGATGATACACCTAATGAATGTATCACAAAGTGCAACTTTAAAAGATGTTGAGTTTATTATTGATGCTTTACTTTATCAAAATATCTCAAAATTATTAGTTGTAATTACAAGAGCAGATACAGTTACAAAAGAGCAATTAGAAGAAGTAATTAATTACACAAAAACTTCTATTAAAAGACAACTAAAAGCTTTAAATAAAGATAGTCAATTAGATTATATTTTAAAAACTATAAAATTTATTCCGATTTCTGGGAAAATGGCACTTTTACATAGAACAGGTAAACAAAAAGAAGCCTTAGAAGCAGGTTTTAAACTTGAAGATACAGGAATTTTAGAAATTGAAAACTATTTAAATGAGTCTTTATTTGGGAAAAATAGCTCTAAAACTGATTTAATTATAAAAGGTGCAAAAGCACAACTATATAAAACAACTGAAAAACAAATTTCTGCACTAAATTATGAGCTTAGACTTTTATCAAAATCAAAAGATGAATTAGAAGAAGAACTAATAGAATTTAATAAGAAAAAATCAGCAAATGAGAAAATCTTTCAAGCTATGAAAGAGGATATTTTATACTATAAAAATGATGCAAAAAACTATATTGCTTCTTTGGAAACATTTTTAACTTCAGAATTAATTGACTTACAAACAGTAATTAAACAAAGAGTTATTAGTGATGTAAGATATACATATGAAAAAGAGAAGAAAAAAACTCCTGCTTCAAGAGTAAAAACAATAGTTGAAACGGCAATAAAAGATGGTATTGTTGATGTTATAAGAGATTATAGATATAAATTTATTAAAAAATCTCAAAATATTGGAGAAATTTGTGAACAAAAATACCATGACTTTGGCTTTGCATTGGGACACAAAAATGATAATTTTGATGCAAGAGGTTTTTTCCAAGATGATTTTAAAGCTGGATTTTTAACTTCATCAAATGATATTCTAATTTCAAAAGTAATAGCTGCTGTTGAAAAATGCAAACCTACAAAATTAGAAGATTTAGAAATAGCTTTAGATAGAGGTTTAAAAGAAGAGTTTTTTAATATTGAAGAGAATATTAAAACAAAAGCAAAAGAAGTTTCACAACTTTTAATTGAAAACTTCTTTAAAATATTAAATGCTCCATTAGATAACTTTGAAGCAAAACTAAAAAGTGATGAAGAGATTTTACAAAATCAAATAAAATCATTTGAAGATAATGAAAAAAATAAAGATGAATTATCTATTATAATTCATAAAAATCTAAAAAAATTAGAAAGTATTAAAGAGGGTTGTAAAAGATGA